From the genome of Campylobacter concisus, one region includes:
- a CDS encoding PepSY-associated TM helix domain-containing protein: MFKIWRKFHLILALIFSLPLLIISISGAIISYHDEIIEAFSKDEIDIATNKSALKIDEILKVFSKTWPNFNLSYIKIKGDANRAYVVSGTSESGEFKSFFVDPYTGEVVSENSVEKFIGLALNLHKNLGLALFKNENLSKFASELVAISTLALLAVLLTGAFIQFWRFRSKFISAFKLNLKAKKFAFLYSLHGFLGLYLGAILLIICFSGLYFSYEKFAKVINQICGEEKVFKKPNFTSKNGFSLNDEQKVENLKKAYEIFTLKFGNEFDALNFILNKDGVKFMIFYLPKGASESDGVRLAVDTASGEILKNTMPKSFEIYKFMLDLHAGYTFGEAGKFIFFMASCGVGVLLFSGCVIYYKRRKK; encoded by the coding sequence GCTCTTATCTTTTCTTTACCGCTTTTGATAATCTCAATTAGTGGAGCGATTATTTCGTACCATGATGAGATAATTGAGGCTTTTAGCAAAGATGAGATAGACATAGCAACTAATAAAAGTGCTTTAAAAATAGATGAAATTTTAAAGGTCTTTAGTAAGACTTGGCCAAATTTTAACCTTAGTTATATAAAGATAAAAGGCGATGCAAATAGAGCTTATGTGGTAAGTGGCACAAGCGAGAGTGGCGAGTTTAAGTCATTCTTTGTAGATCCTTATACAGGCGAGGTAGTCTCTGAAAATAGTGTGGAAAAATTTATAGGGCTAGCTTTAAATTTACATAAAAATCTAGGACTAGCTCTATTTAAAAATGAAAATTTATCTAAATTTGCAAGTGAATTAGTGGCGATTTCGACGCTTGCACTACTTGCGGTTTTATTAACTGGAGCGTTTATACAATTTTGGAGATTTAGAAGCAAATTTATTAGCGCCTTTAAGCTAAATCTAAAGGCAAAGAAATTTGCATTTTTATATTCACTGCATGGATTTTTAGGGCTTTATTTGGGGGCCATTTTGCTTATTATCTGTTTTAGCGGTCTATACTTTTCTTATGAGAAATTTGCTAAGGTTATAAATCAAATTTGTGGCGAAGAGAAGGTATTTAAAAAGCCAAATTTTACTAGCAAAAATGGTTTTAGCCTAAATGATGAGCAAAAGGTAGAAAATCTTAAAAAAGCTTATGAAATTTTTACTTTAAAATTTGGAAATGAGTTTGACGCTTTAAATTTTATCCTCAACAAAGACGGCGTAAAATTTATGATCTTTTACTTGCCAAAAGGCGCTAGTGAGAGTGATGGCGTTAGACTTGCGGTCGATACGGCAAGTGGAGAAATTTTAAAAAACACCATGCCAAAATCTTTTGAAATTTATAAATTTATGCTTGATCTGCACGCTGGATATACATTCGGAGAGGCCGGAAAATTTATCTTTTTTATGGCTTCTTGTGGAGTGGGCGTGCTACTTTTTAGCGGCTGTGTGATTTACTACAAACGGCGTAAAAAGTAG